A section of the Camelus dromedarius isolate mCamDro1 chromosome 14, mCamDro1.pat, whole genome shotgun sequence genome encodes:
- the GPX7 gene encoding glutathione peroxidase 7, with amino-acid sequence MVAALAAAWLLLAAAAFAQREQDFYDFKAVNIRGKLVSLEKYRGSVSLVVNVASQCGFTDQHYRDLQQLQRDLGPHHFNVLAFPCNQFGQQEPDSNKEIESFARRTYSVSFPMFSKISVTGAGAHPAFKYLTQTSGKDPTWNFWKYLVAPDGKVVGAWDPTVSVEEIRPQITALVRKLILKKREDL; translated from the exons ATGGTGGCTGCACTGGCGGCGGCGTGGCTGCTCCTGGCGGCCGCGGCCTTCGCGCAGCGGGAGCAGGACTTTTACGACTTCAAGGCGGTCAACATCCGGGGCAAGCTGGTGTCGCTGGAGAAGTACCGCGGCTCG GTGTCCCTGGTGGTGAACGTGGCTAGCCAGTGTGGCTTCACAGATCAGCACTACCGGGACCTGCAGCAGCTACAGCGGGACCTGGGGCCCCACCACTTCAACGTGCTTGccttcccctgcaaccagtttggCCAGCAGGAGCCGGACAGCAACAAGGAGATTGAGAGCTTTGCTCGCCGCACCTACAGTGTCTCTTTCCCCATGTTTAGCAAGATCTCAGTCACTGGCGCTGGTGCCCACCCTGCCTTCAAGTACCTGACCC AGACTTCTGGGAAGGATCCCACCTGGAACTTCTGGAAGTACCTAGTGGCCCCAGATGGAAAGGTGGTAGGGGCTTGGGACCCAACCGTGTCGGTGGAGGAGATCAGGCCCCAGATCACAGCGCTTGTGAGGAAGCTCATCTTGAAGAAGCGAGAAGACTTATAA